A stretch of Paludisphaera borealis DNA encodes these proteins:
- a CDS encoding DUF1501 domain-containing protein: MNDQASRHSRRTFLTQTGLGFGLGGVALSAMLQRDQVVRADADLDWRLPDGKPHFPPRIKNVIWVFMVGGTSHVESFDPKPALVKYAGKTIAETPYAGAVTNPLSKNVRVLVADQANGHIRQILYPLQVGYRKRGEAGIEISDWWPHLSGCVDDLAVVRSMWTTDNDHGAQLQFHTGRHMLEGPFPTIGSWVHYGLGSLNDDLPAFVVLGTPIADCCGGLGGHGANYLGPEHDGVQLAVDLKNPLPFASPGGDVYREEQDGESALLGRLNRLSAVEHPEDQALQARIKSYELAFRMQTAVPEVMQFGQEPRPTAGLYGLDRDASRPFGEMCLTARRLVERGVRFVQIFHGSNGGAGSWDAHGGLRQNHASMCAQVDQPIAGLLKDLKRRGLLDETLVVWATEFGRTPGAQGGDGRDHHPFGFSIWMAGGGVKGGTVHGATDELGFHAVEDRHYVTDVHATVFQQLGLDPHRLEVPGHKRLEIDYGKPISAILA, translated from the coding sequence ATGAACGATCAAGCCAGTCGTCACTCCCGCCGCACGTTCCTCACCCAGACGGGCCTCGGCTTCGGCCTCGGCGGCGTGGCCCTTTCGGCGATGCTCCAGCGCGACCAGGTCGTGAGGGCCGACGCCGATCTGGACTGGCGGCTTCCCGATGGCAAGCCCCACTTTCCGCCCCGGATCAAGAACGTCATCTGGGTGTTCATGGTCGGCGGCACGAGCCACGTGGAGAGCTTCGATCCCAAGCCGGCGCTCGTCAAGTACGCCGGCAAGACGATCGCCGAAACTCCGTACGCCGGGGCCGTCACCAACCCGCTGAGCAAGAACGTCCGGGTCCTGGTCGCCGACCAGGCCAACGGCCACATCCGCCAGATCCTCTATCCGCTTCAGGTCGGCTATCGCAAGCGCGGGGAGGCGGGGATCGAGATCAGCGATTGGTGGCCGCACCTCAGCGGCTGCGTCGACGACCTGGCCGTGGTCCGATCGATGTGGACCACCGACAACGACCACGGCGCGCAGCTTCAGTTCCACACGGGCCGGCACATGCTGGAAGGGCCGTTCCCGACGATCGGCTCGTGGGTCCATTACGGCCTGGGCTCGCTCAACGACGACCTCCCGGCGTTCGTGGTGCTCGGTACTCCGATCGCCGATTGCTGCGGCGGGCTCGGGGGCCACGGGGCCAACTACCTCGGCCCCGAGCACGACGGCGTCCAGCTCGCCGTCGACCTCAAGAACCCGCTGCCGTTCGCGTCGCCCGGCGGCGACGTCTACCGCGAGGAGCAAGACGGCGAATCGGCGCTCCTGGGTCGGTTGAACCGGCTGTCGGCGGTCGAGCATCCCGAGGACCAGGCCTTGCAGGCGCGGATCAAGTCGTACGAGCTGGCGTTCCGGATGCAGACGGCGGTCCCGGAGGTCATGCAGTTCGGCCAGGAACCGAGGCCGACGGCGGGCCTCTACGGCCTTGACCGCGACGCCTCGCGGCCGTTCGGCGAGATGTGCCTGACGGCCCGCCGGTTGGTCGAACGCGGGGTCCGGTTCGTCCAGATCTTCCACGGCAGCAACGGCGGCGCGGGCTCGTGGGACGCCCACGGCGGCCTCCGCCAGAACCACGCCTCGATGTGCGCCCAGGTCGACCAGCCGATCGCCGGCCTGCTCAAGGACCTCAAGCGCCGGGGTCTGCTCGACGAGACCCTGGTCGTCTGGGCCACCGAGTTCGGCCGGACCCCTGGAGCCCAGGGAGGCGACGGCCGCGACCACCACCCGTTCGGCTTCTCCATCTGGATGGCCGGCGGCGGCGTCAAGGGGGGGACGGTCCACGGCGCCACCGACGAGCTGGGCTTCCACGCCGTCGAGGACCGCCACTACGTCACCGACGTCCACGCCACCGTCTTCCAGCAGCTCGGCCTCGATCCTCACCGCCTCGAAGTCCCCGGCCATAAACGCCTGGAAATCGACTACGGCAAGCCGATCTCGGCGATCCTCGCCTGA